The DNA segment CCTGATCGTATCGTTTGTGGCCCTGGACGCCTTTGGCATCGTGCTCTTGCGGCGCGAGGCGCCAAACTGGCGGCGCGTCGCGCAACCGTTGGGCCTGCTCGTTGGTGTTTGGGCGATCAGCGTGTTGATGGTGCAACTGGTTGCCAAACCGACGTTGCCGCAGCTTGTGGCCCTGGCCGACGTGTTGGGACGCTACGTGCTGGCGATGCCTGGCGCCGTCATTGGCGCGTGGGCGATGATGTCCCAACAGCACGAATTCCGCGATTACGGCATGCCTCAATTTGGTCGCAACCTGGTGTGGTGTGCGACGGCCCTCTTGCTCTATGGCGTCCTCGGCCAGATTTTTGTGCGTCAAACCGCCCTCTTTCCTTCGACCGTGATCAACACAGCCCTGTTCTTACGCTGGTTTGGCATCCCGGTGCAGCTCTTCCGCGGGATGATGGCCGCGTTGTGGGCGTTCTTCATGGTGCGCACGCTGGAAGCCTTCAAGTTGGAGAGTCGTCTGCGCCTGGTCAAAGCCAATGAGGCCCGTTTGCAGGCTCTGCACCAGGTGGTCAATGCCCAGGAATCGGAGCGCCAACGCGTGGCCCGTGAACTGCACGACGCTACCGGCCAATCGTTGGCTGCCATTGCCCTCGGCCTGCGTGGCGTGGAAACGGTGCTGGCAACGGGTACTGCGATCCCCGCGACGCTGCTGCCGCAGGTTCGTGAGCTGAAGAACTTCAGCACCGATGCCATCGGGGAGCTGCGCCAGATCATCGCCGACCTGCGGCCGGCGTTGCTAGACGATATGGGGCTGGAAGCCGCGTTGGACTGGTACATTCAAGATTTTCAACGACGCCATAACATTCGGATATTCCTGGATGTGCAGGGTTCGATCAAACGTCTGCCATCCGAGTATGAAACGGTGCTCTTTCGCATCACGCAAGAAGCCCTGACCAACGTGGCGAAGCACGCGCGCGCCAGCCAGGTTACGGTGCAACTGGAAATGGCGCCGACCCGGGTTTCATTGGTCATCGAGGACGATGGCATAGGCTTCGATGCGCGCAAACTGCTGGCCAGCAACGCCTCGCGCACGGCCTGGGGCTTGCTGGGAATTCAAGAACGCACCATCCTGATGGGCGGCGACTGCTCGATCATCGCGACGCCAGGACATGGCACCCTTGTGGAGGTCAAGCTGCCGGTGTTGCAGGAAGTCACCCATGACTAAGATCAAACTGCTACTCGTAGACGATCACGAGATCGTGCGGGCCGGCCTGCGTATGTTGTTCATGGCCGAGCCAGGCGTTGAAATTGTGGGCGAGGCCAGTAACGGCGCGGAAGCCCTGGCCGCGGTGGCCCGCTGCCGGCCCGACATTGTGCTGATGGACGCGGCCATGCCGGACATGAACGGGATGGAGGCCACGCGGCGCATCAAGGAGGCCTTTCCCGACGTGGCGGTGCTGGCGCTCACCATGCACGAAGATGAGCGCTACTTTTTTGCCATGCTCGACGCCGGCGCGTCCGGCTACGTGCCCAAGCGCGCCGCGCCCGATGAGTTGATGTCGGCCATTCAAACGGTCAGTCAGGGCGATGTCTTCATTCACCCCTCATTGGCCCGGCTGCTGGTCAACGATTTCTTACAGCGTTCCGCGGCCGGCCGCGGCGACAGCCTGGACGAACTCACCGCGCGTGAACGGGAGGTCCTGGTTCTGATCGCCGACGGTTTTTCCAACAAGGAGATCGCCGAGCGCCTGGTCCTCAGCGTCAAGACCGTGGACCGGCACCGCGAGAACATCATGCGCAAGCTCAACCTGCACACGCGCGTGGAGTTGACGCGCTACGCGATGGAGAAGGGGGTGGCGTAAGGCATCCCGCACCCCTCACCCACAACCAGGATGGGTGATTTACCCAATTGAATTGCCTGGCCAGCAGGAGTACACTTGAGGCAGAAAGGCAGCCGGACCCCAACCGGGTTCGGGCCGCCTCAGGAGGTTACTATGTTGACGTTCATGGAAGGTCTGCTGATTCTGGGTATGTTCCTGGTGCGGGTGGGCGTGCCGCTGCTGGTCATGATTGCACTCGGTTACGCGTTGAGCCGCCTGGACGCACGCTGGCAGGCCGAAGCGGATGCTGCTCGCCAGGCCCCGGCAAGGTAACGAAAGCGGGTCGCAGACGCGCTCGACGCCGTCCGGCTGCACCGGCTTGATGGCACACCGGTGCAGTTCAGATAACTACCCCCCAAACCAAAGGGGTTGTGTGAGTTCGGAACCCTCTCACACAACCCCTGAATTTTTTGTCCTGCGGTCACTACTTCGGGCAAGCCATCCACGAAACTGCATACGAATATACGAGCTTCGCTGCCCCATCTTCCCCGCCGGCGCTCACAGCTCCTGCACCTGCGCGCGCAAGGCACGCAGGTCAGAGGCCGCTTGCAGGAGATGGCTTTCGATCTCGCTCAACTTGGTGCGCTCGCTGCGCACGAAGCGCGTGTAGGGCGCCATGGCCTCGCGAATGCGGCGCACGGAACGGCTCAGTTCTTGCTCGAACTCGGTGCTCAAGGAAGCAGCCAGATTACCGCGCAAGGTTTCCATCTTCGTTTTGAGGTCGGCCTTGGCTTTGCGCCGTCGCGTGGGCAAGATGTAAAGCCCAAGCGCAGCCACAGCCCCCGCGGCCAGCACGCCGCTGACATCGGCCAGCGTGGTGTGCAGAATCACCACCAACACCGTGCCCAACCCCAGCGCGCCCACCTCGGCAATGGCCGTTTGCGCGACCGCCATCTGCACCGAATCGGCCAGTTGTCGCGCCTCGCCGATCCTGTCATAGCCGGCCACCACCTCACGGGCGGCGCGTCCCACCGAGGCCAACAGCTCGCGCCGATTGAACTCGAACTGGCCGCCCAGTTGCCCAACGATGCGATCCTGGTGCTGTTCGGCGCGGCGATTGAGATAGTCCATTACACCCTGCCACTGCTTGAAGTCGCGCTCGACCAGCCAATCAATCAGCTCGCCGACCTGCGTCTCGATCTCTTGCACGGCGTTGGCGATGACCTTCTCCTCGAACTCGCCTTTGACCTTGCTGGTGTTGACTAGATCGAACACGCGCGCCACGCGCACGGTGTCGTCGAAGAACTCCATGCCCCGCGCCGACATTTCGTGCAGCACGTTGTCCACGTGGCTCAGTTGATACTTGAAGTCGTGACGCATGTCCTCTTCGTACGCGCCCAACTGGCTGTCAATCGTGTCAATCGTGCGGAAGTCCTCGGTCAGCAGGGTGATGCGCGCCTGCGTCGTGGCCTGGTACTGCTCCTGCAGGCGCGCGGCCACGCCCAGGGGGTTTTCCAGCTTGAGGCGCACACGCTGGCGCTGATCGAGCGTGCTCAGGATGAACTCTTCCAGCGGACCGAAGCGGCTGGCCTGCCACAGCGCCGTGCGCTCGACGCCGGTCACGGTCTTGGCCTTCTGCGCCAGGCGGGCCGACACCGGGAAGATTTGCGGCCGCACGCCCAGCAGCGTCTGCGCGTTGTCCTCGACGAACTGCGTAATCTGCTGAATGTCATCCTCTTGCTCGAAGATATCAATCTTGTTGATGACGATCACCACTTTCTTGCCCCAGTCACGGATGCGGCTCAAGAATGTGCGCTCCGATTCGGAAAAGGGACGGTCGGCCGAGGTGATGAAGAGCACCAGGTCGCTGCGCGGCACGAAGTCCTCGGTGATCTCCTGGTGGCGCTGGATGACCGCGTTGGTGCCGGGCGTATCCACGACGTTGATCTCCTGCAGCCAGGCGACCGGCAGGGTCAACACCAGCACATCTTCCTCGCGCAGGGTTTGGGACTGCTCGGCGCCATAGCGCAGGACATTGATGCGATTGGTGGTCGGCGTCACTCCTTCGGCCAGCAGTTTCTGCCCCAGCAAGGCATTGATGAAAGCCGACTTGCCGGCGTTGAATTCACCCACGATGACCAGCAGGAAAAGCTCTTCCAACTGGCGCAGGGTCAGCGCCAGACGCCGCTGATCTTCTGGCGTGGCATCCAGGCGTGCCAGGGTGACGCGCAGGTCTTCGAGCAGCGCCCGCTCCTTTTGCAGCAGGTCGGCTTGTTGTTGATCGAGCAGGTTGCGTAACATGGCGGTCCCCTCTATTTGAATCCACTGGCGCCAAACACGAGCTTGAGAATTCGCTCACGCTCGGCCGCGGTGGCCCAGCGCGGTTGCGCGTAATCTTCCAGGATCGTGGTCAGCAGTTCGGTTTGCAGCAGACGCCCCTCGTAGATCGTGTGGCGCGGGATCAAGCCCTGGCGCACGTTCTCGGCAAACATCTGGTCGAAGAACAGGTTGCCCAGGCCGTAGAGGATGATCCCGCGGCCATCCTGACTGAATTCGACGGCCTGCGGCTGATGGGCCTGCACGCCGGTGACGATGTCCGCGCCCGCGGCCAACGTGGCGCGGAACTGCGCCTGGTTGTTGAAACTCGGCTCGTACTCGTAAGTTTCTTCGGCCTGGTATTCCACCAGTACGATATCGGTCCAGGCGCGGATGTCGCGGATGGACTGCGCCATCGCGGCGGGATCGTAGCGCCGCGCGCCGGGCGATTTGCTGTCGGCCCAGTTCCACTCCGGCCCAAAGCTGTTGGCGCCCAGGAAGGCCAGCTTGTTGCCGTGATCGGTGATGGTCAAGGGCCGGCTGGCTTCCACATCGGTGCGGCCGCCGCCGTAGTAGGGCAGCCCCTCCTGGTCGTACAGGTCGAGGGTGTACAGGAATGGCTCGATGTCGTAGTCCAGCATGTGGTTGCCGGTCAGGCCGATGATGTCCGTGCCCACCAGCTTGATCGCGGCCATATACGCGGGCTTGCTGCACAGCACCAGCAGGTTCCTGATGGGCCGGGCCTCGCAGCCCACGTAGAAGGGAATTTCGTTGCTGATGTGCGTGATGTCCGCGGCGCTCAGCACCTCGGCGATCTGGCGCGCCGGGAAGGCCGGGTCCCCGCGCTGCTCGATGGCATAGGCGGTGTTGCGCGCCATGGCCGTCACGCCGGTCATCACCAGGCTGGTGAGCCGCGCCGGGTCGCGATTGCGCAGCGGCAGGTGCATGGTCTGCGCCAGCGCCTGCGCCAGGCCGGAGTCCCCGCTGGCCCAGGTGCGCACCACCAACGGGTAGCGATCGAGCGCCAGGTCGCGCGCCAGCACATTCATGTCGTCTACCAGCAGATTGGTCATCTGCGGCGTGAGCGCATCGAAGGGAACCAGAGCCAGCGCGGTCTTGTCCCTCCACAGACGCGTCAGGAGATCGGCCGGCGTGACCACCGCTACGGTTGACCCCGGTGTGCCCCACAGCCCGGTCAAGGCGGCGGCCGTCTCTTCGCTCACCAGCAGCACCTGCAGGCCGTCGTCGGTGGGCTGGCCCTGCCACAAGGCTTGCAGCGCGGCGCTGGAGATGCCGCTGCGCAGCGTGGCGAACCAATCGGCGGCCGCGTAGACCTGTTCAGCCAGCAGAATGGCCTGGTCGCCGGCGCGGGGGCCAACGCTGAGCGTGGCTGTAACGGTGTCTGTGACGAGGACCATGCCCTGCGTCGCGGCCCAGTCTGCGATGACGGCGCGCAGGCCGGCCGGCGCGCTGAGATCCAGCGCCAGGGTGATGACCGTTGGCGTGGGCGTGGGGGATGGCGTGGAGGTCGGCGCAGGCGTGGACGTGGGCGGCGCCGCGGTGGGGGGCAGGGGCGTGGCCGTACTGGCCGGCGCGGCGGTCGGTTGGCTGACAACGGGAGTGGGTGCAGCGGCCAGGCGGGCGCCGGGCGTTCGTATCAAGACGACGCCCAGGGCGAGTAAGCCAACGGCCAGCAGGCCGAACAGAAGTTGATGGCGAGATGATTTCATGAATGGCTTAGAATGTGCTGCGAATTTGCCCGCCGTCAATCTGCAGGGCAATGCCGGTGATGAAACTGGCGCGTGCGGAGGCCAGGAAGACCACTGGGGCGGCGAATTCTTCCGGCTGCGCCATGCGCCGCAGGGGGATGTCGCTGACGATGGCCGCGGCCGCCTGCTCGGCAGTCATGTTCTGGCGGCGAGCGCGGTCGTCCACCAGGTATTGCACGCGCTCGGTCTGAGTCCAGCCGGGGCAGACCGCGTTGACTAAAATGTTGAAGGGCGCCAATTCGTTGGCGAGCGACTTGGTCAGGCCCAGGACCCCGGCGCGGATGGAGTTGGAGAGGATCAGATTGGGCAGCGGCTGTTTGGCTGACAGCGAGGCGATGACAATGATGCGGCCGCCCCCGCGCTGCTTCAGGTGCGGAATGGCGGCGCGGGCCAGGCGCACGCTGCTCATCAGGTTGAGGTTGACCGCCTGCTGCCATTGCTCGTCGCGCAGTTCGGTAAAGGCGCCGGAAGGTGGCCCGCCGGCGTTGGCGATGAGGATGTCCAGGCCGCCGAAATGGGCCGCGGTGGCATCCACCGCGCGCTGGCAGGCAATGGGCAAAGTGACGTCCGCGGTGATGGACAGCACCTCGGCGCCGGTTTCCTGGTGGATGCGTTCGGCCGCGGCCTTGAGCGGGTCAGGCCGGCGGGCCACAATCGCGACGCGCGCGCCTTCCGCGGCCAGCAAGTGGGCCACCGCCAGTCCCAGGCCACTGCTGGCGCCGACGACGCACGCTACTTTGTCTCGCAGTTCAAGATCCATTGCGCCTCCTGCATGTAAAGCATCCCAAAAAAAGGGACACCAGCCCCAATTCTCAAGAGCGAGAACCGAAGGCTGGTGTCACAATCTGGTGGAGATGGCGGGTATCGAACCCGCGTCCGAAACATTCGACCGAAAGTCTCTACAAGCTTAGTCGTCATTTTGGAGTTTCGCTCGCCGGCCCACTAACGACAGCGTGCCATGCAAGCTAACCGATGAGTCTTAGGCCGATTCTATCGGTGTAGAATCGGCAGCAGCCCTCCTGTGTGTGTCGGTGTATGAAGCACCAGGCGGCGCCACGCCCCATACGCCGTCCTCTCTAACGAGAGGAGAGTGGCCGCTTCCCTACTCGATTAGGCAGCGAGCGCCATTGCGGGCGCAGCAGCGAAACGAGGAGCGAAGTTGAAGGCCTTGCCAGTGTTGGCAGTTATTGTTTTGCTCTTTGTTAACGAGGAGAGAGCGCCTCGGCTTGCGACTTGCAACCAGCCTGCCCCGTCGAAACCATTCATCCCCAAAGCACGCGTATTATAGCACATCCCGCGTCTGAGTTCAAAACGGGCGAGGGCCAGTGGGTCAAACAACCCTCGATATTTTGCCTCTTGACAGAGCGCCGCGGCCGTGGTATGCTGTGACCAGCCACAAGTCTGCCCCCCGCCTTCCGAGTCGCCTCCCGCCTTCGGAAGTCCCTGGCGAGAGTTCTCTCTCCCGCCCGCGACCTCCTTACAGCAGTCAGGAAAATGTCCCTGACCCCAGCCGTTTCGATTGCTGTGCGAAAGGAGTCCGTTGTTATGTTACGCCGCTCTTCTATTTTCTCTTTTCTATCTACTGCTTTCTCTCCTCTCTCCTCCCGACATTCTGCTCGCGGCCGGCTCGCGCCGCGTCCGCTGCTGGTCGTCCATCTGTTGGTCATCGTCAGTCTGCTGTTTTCAACGACAGCGGCGGCGATGCCACTGAGCAAGCTTGGCTCGCGCGCGGTTGACGCGACGCAGCGGACTTCGGCGCGCACGCAGCCATCGGCAACAGACACGAACCAGCCACAGCCGTTCTTGAGCCTGGCGGCCACGGTCAGTCCGGAGGCGGCCGCGGCCGGGGAGCGGGTGCTGCTGCGTTGGGAGGTGATGAATCTCGACCGCCAGGTGGTGGAGGGTATCACGTTTCAGGCGGATCTGCCTGACGGGTTGCTGGTGACGCCGGCCGAAGTACCGCCTCCCCTGGTGTACGATGCAGCCACCCGCCGCCTGACCTGGGTCATGGCCCCGCTGCCTGCGGGCGGCGTTGATGCAGTGACGCTTCCGGTGCGGCTGAGCGGTCGGCGGGTGGGGGATGTGGTGACGGTGCGGGCAGAACTGCGCCTGGCTGACGGACGGTCAGCCGCCAGCGCCGAGGCCGGGGTGCATGTGCTGCCCCCGGCCGCGCAGGCCACGCGTATCGGGCCGGAGGGCGGCAGTGTAACGTTGGAGGATGGTCGGGTCATGCTGACCTTTGCGCCCGGTGCAGTGGCGGAAACGGTGATGGTGTGGGCGCGGTCGTTGGGACGACCGGTCAATGCGCCGGGGAATGTGCAGCGCAGCCATGAGTTCGTGGTGCGCGGGCGGAGCGGCGACGAGATCCACACCTTCAGCCAGCCAGTGACCTTGACCGTGTACTACCCGGAGGGCGAGCCGGTCGGCGGGCGCTTGTTCGTGGCCGCGGCGGACACGGGCGCGTGGGAGATGCTGCCGACGACCTGGGATGCCATGGAAGGAGCCTTGGTGGCTGTTGTGCCGCACCTATCGCAGACGGCGGAAGGCAACAACTTCGCCCCTGAGATCATGCCCAGTCTGCGCGGCTGGCAGAACGACCTGTTCAGCGGCTCAGCCAGCTACGATTACCCGCTCAGTCTGCCACCGGGGCGGGGTGGGCTGACGCCGGACGTGGCGCTGCAGTTCAACAGTCGCAGCCGGTCGGAAGATGGCGGCCACAGTTCGGTCGTGGGTGCGGGCTGGAAGCTGAGCGCGGACAGCTTCATCTACGGTACGCCGTGGTTGATGGGCAGTGCGCCGAACACCTGGCGTGTGGCGGGCGCGGCGTTTAGCGAAGCAGGCTCCGGCGGCGCGGTGTACCTGAAGGAAGCGCCCACATGGCGCATCCTGTACATGGGCACAGGGGCGGATGCCTATGCGCCGGATGGCACGCTATCACTTCGAGCGGGCGCTAAGTGACTGGTTTTGCAGCGGCACAACCTGGCAGCAGCGCGGCGACAAGTGGGCGCTGCAGTATGTGCTGGACCCGGTGGGCAACCGCATCAACTACACATACGATACGGCCCTGCCGGTAGACCCGGTGGATGTCAATAGCCACGCAGGCAACTATGACGATCGCGTACGCACGGTGCGCATCGGCTCGCCATGCGGTGAGGAGACCGTCACTTACCTGTCGCAGCTGAATCTGGTGCGCATCAGCTACAATCCCAACAACGGGAGCGATCAGAGTGTGATTGACTTCGCCTACGCCATCACACGCACCGATGCCGCGCTGAGTGACCCGGCCGACACCGGCGCCTGGGCGCACTACACCACGCGCTTGCTGACCGCGGTGAAGGTGAAGCAGGGGGACAGCTTGGTCGCGGCCTATAAACTGGGGTATGATTTCTTCGACGATGGCGTGGCCGACCGGCGTCTGTACGCCTTGCGCAGCATTCAGCGTTGCAGCGACGATGCTCTGAGCAATTGCCTGCCGGCGACGACTTTCAGCAACACACGTAGCCAGGTGCAGCAGATGAACAACGCCAGGTGCAGCAGATGAACAACGGCTACGGGGGCAGCGTGCGCCTGGGGTATGGAGCAGACAACGTCATTGCCACCCGCACCGTCACCGACACCGTGACAGGGCAGGCGAACACCTGGAGCTACAGCTACGTCGGCAAGATTGACGCCGCGGGTTATCGCTATGTCACGGAGACACTGCCCTCCAGCCTGGGAACCGGCCATTGGGCCAGTTATCAGTATCAGGATGCGAGTGCCGGCGAGGGGTTCCGCGGCAAGGAGATTCGGCAGATAGGCACGAGCGGGAACCAGAAGCAGACGGAGCGGGTGCGCACCTGGAGCGGAACCACGGTGGGCGTCTATGGCGGTGCGCAGTTCGTTTACCTGGGCCAGGAACTGCAAACGACCTACGACAAGGACGGGGCCAACCCCGTGACGCGCAAGACCGAGTACCTCTACGAGCCTGACCACCAGGGCAATGTGCAAGCCGGCAATTTGACGCGGATCAAGGAGTACAGCGACAGCACGACGCTCTATCGCAGCACGGAGCGCTGGTATTATCCCAAAGTGGACACCGGCGCCGGCAAGTACATCGTGAACCGGCTGGGTCAGGAGAAGCTGTGGGACGCGGGCAATGTGTGCCGGGGCCAGACGCGACGCATCTACGATACCACTGGCTTCGACCAACACCAGGCGCCGCCTACGCAGGGTCTTCTGAGGGAGGTTTGGCAGGCGAAGGTGTGCGCCAGCGCCAACGTGAGTGATTGGCTACGGCCGGCGCTCTACGGCTATGATGCGGCGACGGGCAATCTGGTCAGCGAAACCGCAGCCAACGGCACGGTTGCCAGCACCAGTTACGATACCACCTTCGCCACCTATGCGACGAGCGTGACCGTGATGCCGACTGCGAGCCTGGGTGGGATGACTTTGACCACCAGCTATGCCTACTACGGCATCAACGCTGGAAGCAGGCGGCGTGGGGCTGAAGGGTCAGTTGCAGAAGGAGACCGATGCCAATGGGGCGATGACGCGCTACACCTATGATGCGTTCGGGCGTAAACCAGCCTGCGTCGGCCCAACGTGACTTTCAGCGAGGGCGCCAGCGAGC comes from the Candidatus Amarolinea dominans genome and includes:
- a CDS encoding SDR family oxidoreductase is translated as MDLELRDKVACVVGASSGLGLAVAHLLAAEGARVAIVARRPDPLKAAAERIHQETGAEVLSITADVTLPIACQRAVDATAAHFGGLDILIANAGGPPSGAFTELRDEQWQQAVNLNLMSSVRLARAAIPHLKQRGGGRIIVIASLSAKQPLPNLILSNSIRAGVLGLTKSLANELAPFNILVNAVCPGWTQTERVQYLVDDRARRQNMTAEQAAAAIVSDIPLRRMAQPEEFAAPVVFLASARASFITGIALQIDGGQIRSTF
- a CDS encoding RHS repeat protein — translated: MQKETDANGAMTRYTYDAFGRKPACVGPT
- a CDS encoding dynamin family protein — translated: MLRNLLDQQQADLLQKERALLEDLRVTLARLDATPEDQRRLALTLRQLEELFLLVIVGEFNAGKSAFINALLGQKLLAEGVTPTTNRINVLRYGAEQSQTLREEDVLVLTLPVAWLQEINVVDTPGTNAVIQRHQEITEDFVPRSDLVLFITSADRPFSESERTFLSRIRDWGKKVVIVINKIDIFEQEDDIQQITQFVEDNAQTLLGVRPQIFPVSARLAQKAKTVTGVERTALWQASRFGPLEEFILSTLDQRQRVRLKLENPLGVAARLQEQYQATTQARITLLTEDFRTIDTIDSQLGAYEEDMRHDFKYQLSHVDNVLHEMSARGMEFFDDTVRVARVFDLVNTSKVKGEFEEKVIANAVQEIETQVGELIDWLVERDFKQWQGVMDYLNRRAEQHQDRIVGQLGGQFEFNRRELLASVGRAAREVVAGYDRIGEARQLADSVQMAVAQTAIAEVGALGLGTVLVVILHTTLADVSGVLAAGAVAALGLYILPTRRRKAKADLKTKMETLRGNLAASLSTEFEQELSRSVRRIREAMAPYTRFVRSERTKLSEIESHLLQAASDLRALRAQVQEL
- a CDS encoding response regulator transcription factor; protein product: MTKIKLLLVDDHEIVRAGLRMLFMAEPGVEIVGEASNGAEALAAVARCRPDIVLMDAAMPDMNGMEATRRIKEAFPDVAVLALTMHEDERYFFAMLDAGASGYVPKRAAPDELMSAIQTVSQGDVFIHPSLARLLVNDFLQRSAAGRGDSLDELTAREREVLVLIADGFSNKEIAERLVLSVKTVDRHRENIMRKLNLHTRVELTRYAMEKGVA
- a CDS encoding sensor histidine kinase — protein: MNPITQFFVDNIIEVYFFYGLAFFTMGLALALASRRTSELSFARAIGPLAVFGLLHGAHEWVEMFQQIAAVTDGYQAPVSHEIMRLLLLIVSFVALDAFGIVLLRREAPNWRRVAQPLGLLVGVWAISVLMVQLVAKPTLPQLVALADVLGRYVLAMPGAVIGAWAMMSQQHEFRDYGMPQFGRNLVWCATALLLYGVLGQIFVRQTALFPSTVINTALFLRWFGIPVQLFRGMMAALWAFFMVRTLEAFKLESRLRLVKANEARLQALHQVVNAQESERQRVARELHDATGQSLAAIALGLRGVETVLATGTAIPATLLPQVRELKNFSTDAIGELRQIIADLRPALLDDMGLEAALDWYIQDFQRRHNIRIFLDVQGSIKRLPSEYETVLFRITQEALTNVAKHARASQVTVQLEMAPTRVSLVIEDDGIGFDARKLLASNASRTAWGLLGIQERTILMGGDCSIIATPGHGTLVEVKLPVLQEVTHD
- a CDS encoding CapA family protein; translation: MKSSRHQLLFGLLAVGLLALGVVLIRTPGARLAAAPTPVVSQPTAAPASTATPLPPTAAPPTSTPAPTSTPSPTPTPTVITLALDLSAPAGLRAVIADWAATQGMVLVTDTVTATLSVGPRAGDQAILLAEQVYAAADWFATLRSGISSAALQALWQGQPTDDGLQVLLVSEETAAALTGLWGTPGSTVAVVTPADLLTRLWRDKTALALVPFDALTPQMTNLLVDDMNVLARDLALDRYPLVVRTWASGDSGLAQALAQTMHLPLRNRDPARLTSLVMTGVTAMARNTAYAIEQRGDPAFPARQIAEVLSAADITHISNEIPFYVGCEARPIRNLLVLCSKPAYMAAIKLVGTDIIGLTGNHMLDYDIEPFLYTLDLYDQEGLPYYGGGRTDVEASRPLTITDHGNKLAFLGANSFGPEWNWADSKSPGARRYDPAAMAQSIRDIRAWTDIVLVEYQAEETYEYEPSFNNQAQFRATLAAGADIVTGVQAHQPQAVEFSQDGRGIILYGLGNLFFDQMFAENVRQGLIPRHTIYEGRLLQTELLTTILEDYAQPRWATAAERERILKLVFGASGFK